A stretch of the Aegilops tauschii subsp. strangulata cultivar AL8/78 chromosome 4, Aet v6.0, whole genome shotgun sequence genome encodes the following:
- the LOC109761464 gene encoding reticulon-like protein B16 isoform X2: MRVYTAADIVLWKCKRATVGVIFGATIAWWLFEKSELSFLTICCDVLLILIVVQLIWVKISGLLNKQPRQLPELVLSEEMVNNAAASFRVKVNNMLMIAHDITLGKDFRLFFQVVSVLWLLSVIGNFYSSVTLAYIGTIALVTVPVLYHRHQEHVDRYAGMVHRNISRHYKIVDENVISRLPRSFIRDKDD, encoded by the exons ATGCGAGTGTACACAG CTGCTGATATCGTCTTATGGAAGTGTAAACGTGCTACTGTTGGTGTTATATTTGGTGCTACTATTGCATGGTGGTTGTTCGAGAAGTCCGAACTATCGTTCTTGACTATCTGCTGTGATGTACTGCTCATTTTGATAGTTGTACAGCTCATATGGGTCAAAATATCTGGGTTGCTAAATAA GCAACCTAGGCAACTGCCTGAGTTAGTTCTGTCAGAGGAGATGGTTAATAATGCTGCGGCTTCATTCCGTGTTAAAGTGAACAACATGCTAATGATTGCACATGACATTACTCTTGGCAAAGACTTCCGGCTCTTTTTCCAG GTTGTGTCAGTCCTGTGGTTGCTATCTGTTATTGGCAATTTCTACTCTTCTGTAACTCTTGCTTATATAG GAACCATTGCTTTGGTGACAGTACCTGTACTTTACCATAGACACCAGGAGCACGTGGACAGGTATGCTGGGATGGTCCACCGGAATATCTCAAGGCATTACAAGATCGTCGATGAAAATGTGATAAGCAGACTACCTAGAAGCTTCATCAGAGATAAAGATGATTGA
- the LOC109761460 gene encoding uncharacterized protein, whose product MAASGFGGGEAFRLSAAAGAGALKLHKGDITLWSVDGATDAIVNAANERMLGGGGVDGAIHQAAGPQLVQACREVPEVKPGVRCPTGEARITPAFELPVSRVIHTVGPIYDMDRKPEVSLKNAYENSLKVAKENGIQYVAFPAISCGIFRYPPKEASNIAISAAQQFSADIKEVHFVLFSDELYKVWRETAQEMLTQFEK is encoded by the exons ATGGCGGCGTCTGGATTCGGAGGCGGCGAGGCGTTCCGGCTGTCGGCTGCGGCGGGGGCCGGCGCGCTGAAGCTGCACAAGGGCGACATCACCCTATGGTCCGTCGACGGCGCCACCGACGCCATC GTCAATGCTGCTAATGAACGAATGCTAGGAGGGGGAGGTGTTGATGGAG CTATACATCAAGCTGCTGGACCACAGCTTGTGCAAGCATGCCGTGAAGTTCCAGAGGTTAAACCTGGAGTCCGTTGCCCTACTGGAGAAGCTAGAATTACTCC AGCTTTTGAGCTTCCCGTGTCCCGTGTGATCCATACAGTTGGGCCCATATATGATATGGACAGGAAGCCTGAGGTGTCACTAAAGAATGCATACGA AAATAGCTTAAAGGTTGCTAAAGAGAATGGCATTCAGTACGTTGCATTCCCTGCTATATCTTGTGGTATTTTCCG TTACCCTCCAAAGGAAGCATCAAATATAGCTATTTCAGCTGCTCAACAATTTTCAGCGGATATTAAAGAG GTGCATTTTGTTCTGTTCTCGGATGAGCTCTACAAAGTTTGGCGTGAGACTGCCCAGGAGATGCTGACGCAGTTTGAGAAATGA
- the LOC109761464 gene encoding reticulon-like protein B16 isoform X1, producing the protein METSASGAEPANAGIEGSADPCSSAGGGHRLSVHQIVGGGKAADIVLWKCKRATVGVIFGATIAWWLFEKSELSFLTICCDVLLILIVVQLIWVKISGLLNKQPRQLPELVLSEEMVNNAAASFRVKVNNMLMIAHDITLGKDFRLFFQVVSVLWLLSVIGNFYSSVTLAYIGTIALVTVPVLYHRHQEHVDRYAGMVHRNISRHYKIVDENVISRLPRSFIRDKDD; encoded by the exons ATGGAGACCAGCGCCAGCGGGGCGGAGCCCGCGAACGCCGGGATCGAGGGGTCCGCCGACCCCTGCAGCTCCGCGGGCGGCGGCCATCGACTCTCAGTGCACCAGATCGTTGGCGGCGGCAAAG CTGCTGATATCGTCTTATGGAAGTGTAAACGTGCTACTGTTGGTGTTATATTTGGTGCTACTATTGCATGGTGGTTGTTCGAGAAGTCCGAACTATCGTTCTTGACTATCTGCTGTGATGTACTGCTCATTTTGATAGTTGTACAGCTCATATGGGTCAAAATATCTGGGTTGCTAAATAA GCAACCTAGGCAACTGCCTGAGTTAGTTCTGTCAGAGGAGATGGTTAATAATGCTGCGGCTTCATTCCGTGTTAAAGTGAACAACATGCTAATGATTGCACATGACATTACTCTTGGCAAAGACTTCCGGCTCTTTTTCCAG GTTGTGTCAGTCCTGTGGTTGCTATCTGTTATTGGCAATTTCTACTCTTCTGTAACTCTTGCTTATATAG GAACCATTGCTTTGGTGACAGTACCTGTACTTTACCATAGACACCAGGAGCACGTGGACAGGTATGCTGGGATGGTCCACCGGAATATCTCAAGGCATTACAAGATCGTCGATGAAAATGTGATAAGCAGACTACCTAGAAGCTTCATCAGAGATAAAGATGATTGA